A genomic window from Lotus japonicus ecotype B-129 chromosome 1, LjGifu_v1.2 includes:
- the LOC130723632 gene encoding uncharacterized protein LOC130723632 isoform X1 → MWMMAHVVTIASCPTVISSRFLLLSTQFRHQQPFPLPSVILLYFSFFYFSTHVVTQLRHPNSSCCRVGASKLACVAIRRYLQATKTSWTFFFTALCSGRDTWTIKLRVLGAWDMCPVTEPSKLYAMSLVLLDAELNLRPLVLWDLASDWFFGSSPYVSPKGILLKSWWI, encoded by the exons ATGTGGATGATGGCCCATGTTGTCACAATTGCATCATGCCCAACTGTGATCAGCAGCCGTTTCCTCCTTCTTTCGACACAATTCCGTCATCAGCAGCCGTTTCCTCTCCCCTCTGTGATCCTTCTCTACTTCTCCTTCTTTTACTTCTCAACCCATGTTGTCACACAATTGCGTCATCCCAATTCCAGCTGTTGCCGTGTTGGTGCATCGAAG CTTGCGTGTGTAGCAATCCGTAGGTACCTTCAAGCCACCAAAACCAGCTGGACGTTCTTCTTTACAG CTCTATGCAGCGGGAGGGATACATGGACGATTAAACTAAGGGTCCTTGGAGCATGGGACATGTGCCCAGTTACTGAACCATCCAAACTATATGCAATGAGTTTGGTGCTGCTTGATGCGGAG TTGAACCTGAGACCTCTGGTGCTATGGGATTTGGCTTCAGATTGGTTTTTTGGGTCTTCACCATATGTAAGCCCAAAG GGAATTCTTCTCAAATCATGGTGGATTTAA
- the LOC130723632 gene encoding uncharacterized protein LOC130723632 isoform X2 codes for MWMMAHVVTIASCPTVISSRFLLLSTQFRHQQPFPLPSVILLYFSFFYFSTHVVTQLRHPNSSCCRVGASKLACVAIRRYLQATKTSWTFFFTALCSGRDTWTIKLRVLGAWDMCPVTEPSKLYAMSLVLLDAELNLRPLVLWDLASDWFFGSSPYVSPKF; via the exons ATGTGGATGATGGCCCATGTTGTCACAATTGCATCATGCCCAACTGTGATCAGCAGCCGTTTCCTCCTTCTTTCGACACAATTCCGTCATCAGCAGCCGTTTCCTCTCCCCTCTGTGATCCTTCTCTACTTCTCCTTCTTTTACTTCTCAACCCATGTTGTCACACAATTGCGTCATCCCAATTCCAGCTGTTGCCGTGTTGGTGCATCGAAG CTTGCGTGTGTAGCAATCCGTAGGTACCTTCAAGCCACCAAAACCAGCTGGACGTTCTTCTTTACAG CTCTATGCAGCGGGAGGGATACATGGACGATTAAACTAAGGGTCCTTGGAGCATGGGACATGTGCCCAGTTACTGAACCATCCAAACTATATGCAATGAGTTTGGTGCTGCTTGATGCGGAG TTGAACCTGAGACCTCTGGTGCTATGGGATTTGGCTTCAGATTGGTTTTTTGGGTCTTCACCATATGTAAGCCCAAAG TTTTAG